In one Arenibacter antarcticus genomic region, the following are encoded:
- a CDS encoding PorP/SprF family type IX secretion system membrane protein yields MRKQIITLLTVGLLSIAVKAQDPVFTQYFLMPETLNPGFSGYTETTYAGIIHRTQWPNLDLKINTQYGFINFWSDAMTSGYGISVLNQTESTNKYRLSQVNANYAYRVQLNRDWYFRPGIEVGYGMKSYGFQNLLLSDQINIGTGAINNSSIDPSLYSDNIKFLDISVGMVVHNDNAWMGVSLKHLNKPNISLTPGGQVALETFFSAAAGYKFYIDDYIDVRLFPYETYMMLSTNYMAQGAFNRLDLAASLIFDRFFLGTSLVTNPALNGDHNELVTSLNLFGGLQIDQLKFGLSYDINTTRIKSTGGVYELSLTYQFNLDRHCFGCPDY; encoded by the coding sequence ATGCGGAAACAAATTATCACTCTTTTAACGGTCGGATTACTCAGCATTGCGGTTAAGGCTCAGGACCCTGTTTTTACCCAATATTTTTTAATGCCCGAAACCCTTAACCCTGGTTTTTCTGGCTATACGGAAACTACTTATGCTGGCATTATTCACCGTACGCAATGGCCTAATCTCGATTTAAAGATCAATACACAATATGGTTTTATAAACTTTTGGAGCGATGCAATGACCTCTGGCTATGGAATTAGTGTCCTAAATCAGACCGAAAGCACCAATAAATACCGACTTTCCCAAGTGAATGCTAATTATGCGTATCGGGTACAGTTAAATAGGGATTGGTATTTTAGGCCGGGTATTGAGGTGGGCTATGGGATGAAGTCGTATGGGTTTCAAAATTTACTTTTGTCAGATCAAATTAATATAGGCACTGGTGCTATCAATAATTCCTCTATAGACCCTAGTTTATATAGCGATAACATAAAATTTCTAGATATTTCCGTTGGGATGGTCGTTCACAATGACAATGCCTGGATGGGAGTTTCGCTAAAGCATTTAAACAAGCCTAATATTTCGTTAACCCCTGGGGGGCAAGTAGCTTTGGAAACCTTTTTCTCAGCAGCGGCAGGGTATAAATTTTATATTGATGATTATATAGATGTTCGCCTATTTCCGTATGAAACTTATATGATGCTCAGCACCAATTATATGGCCCAAGGGGCCTTTAATCGTCTAGACTTAGCGGCTTCCTTAATTTTCGATCGCTTTTTTCTAGGAACTAGCCTAGTGACTAACCCGGCCTTGAATGGGGATCACAATGAATTGGTTACTTCTTTAAATCTCTTTGGGGGATTACAAATTGACCAGCTAAAATTTGGTTTGTCTTATGACATCAACACTACAAGAATTAAATCTACTGGAGGCGTTTATGAACTTTCGTTAACCTATCAATTTAATTTGGACAGGCACTGTTTTGGATGTCCTGATTATTAA
- a CDS encoding peptidoglycan-binding protein LysM — MKVHYSIWRKSKITITVIAFAMLILGIEKSWAQEVTTTINLVLSDVLSIDPGSAAIDGTVDFHYENVNDYNSEKTATVPNSLIITFTKPFDLKVKANGEHFENGAHLIPVNVLTVKVNESSKIKGTSNPIVISTQDQTLISSAGRGSKLNLDLDYSIPEARSASTDILGKAAGKYTQMITYTVSAL; from the coding sequence ATGAAGGTCCACTATTCAATATGGCGCAAAAGTAAAATTACCATTACGGTAATTGCCTTTGCCATGCTAATCCTTGGAATTGAAAAGTCGTGGGCTCAGGAAGTAACCACCACCATTAACCTTGTGCTGTCAGATGTACTTTCTATTGATCCAGGAAGTGCTGCTATTGATGGTACGGTAGATTTCCATTACGAAAATGTGAACGATTACAATTCGGAAAAAACAGCCACCGTCCCCAACAGTCTCATTATTACTTTTACAAAGCCGTTCGACTTAAAGGTGAAGGCCAATGGGGAGCACTTTGAAAATGGTGCTCATTTGATTCCGGTAAATGTGTTGACCGTTAAAGTGAATGAAAGTTCTAAAATAAAAGGAACCTCCAATCCTATTGTTATCTCTACTCAAGATCAGACCTTGATTAGTAGTGCAGGGCGCGGCAGTAAATTAAACTTAGATTTAGATTATAGCATTCCCGAAGCCCGATCCGCTTCTACGGATATCCTTGGGAAAGCAGCTGGAAAATACACACAAATGATAACGTATACGGTATCTGCCCTGTAG
- a CDS encoding peptidoglycan-binding protein LysM, with protein sequence MKNQLAGAGLALGAIVLGTNYAQAQETATSAVNINMEDVISIDAGSLAKDGEVNFYYNTAEDYQTTQTITIANSLIVTSAKEFDIKVRSGGKDFENGENTIPVKVLTITAKGGTMEGKKESIKIGHTDKSLVKKAPYGSKLTLDLDYEIAGKDASKEILGKPLGTYTQTVTYTASAS encoded by the coding sequence ATGAAAAATCAACTGGCTGGAGCAGGCTTAGCTCTTGGTGCAATAGTATTAGGAACTAATTATGCGCAGGCGCAAGAAACAGCCACTTCTGCGGTAAATATTAATATGGAAGATGTAATCTCAATTGACGCTGGAAGTTTGGCTAAAGATGGAGAAGTCAACTTTTACTACAATACGGCAGAGGACTATCAGACTACACAAACTATTACGATTGCCAATAGCTTGATAGTAACTTCAGCGAAAGAGTTTGATATTAAAGTAAGGTCGGGAGGTAAGGACTTTGAAAATGGGGAGAATACAATCCCAGTAAAAGTATTGACTATAACCGCGAAAGGGGGCACTATGGAGGGGAAAAAAGAAAGTATTAAAATAGGACACACTGATAAAAGTCTTGTTAAAAAGGCTCCCTACGGAAGTAAGCTGACGCTCGACCTAGATTATGAAATTGCTGGAAAAGACGCATCCAAGGAAATTTTAGGGAAACCATTAGGCACATATACCCAAACAGTAACTTATACTGCTTCGGCTAGCTAA
- a CDS encoding peptidoglycan-binding protein LysM, whose amino-acid sequence MKKQIITATLALGAILLGTNNVQAQNATDNATTTVNITLEDVISIDVASGTEVVDFNYPTAASYNQDQTVSKANSLIVTSTKAFDIEVKADKATFEHATITTAFIPVNVLTIKPVTGGSMGGTPADVNLSTTDQTLVSAAPVGSAVTLNLDYFIPLAKSSSSDILGKPSGKYTTTVTYTATAN is encoded by the coding sequence ATGAAAAAACAAATTATCACCGCAACTTTAGCTCTTGGAGCAATTTTATTAGGAACTAACAATGTACAGGCACAAAATGCCACAGACAATGCTACAACAACAGTCAACATCACCCTTGAGGATGTAATTTCTATTGATGTTGCATCAGGTACCGAAGTTGTTGACTTCAACTACCCAACAGCAGCCTCTTACAACCAAGACCAAACAGTAAGTAAGGCAAATAGTTTAATTGTTACTTCTACAAAGGCTTTTGACATTGAGGTTAAGGCGGATAAGGCCACCTTTGAACATGCAACGATAACTACTGCCTTTATCCCTGTAAATGTTCTTACTATTAAGCCAGTTACTGGTGGTAGCATGGGTGGAACTCCAGCAGACGTGAATTTATCAACTACAGATCAAACTTTGGTTTCAGCGGCGCCTGTTGGAAGTGCTGTTACTTTGAATTTAGATTACTTTATTCCATTAGCTAAATCCTCTTCTTCGGACATTTTAGGAAAACCTTCTGGTAAGTATACAACAACTGTAACATATACTGCAACGGCTAATTAA
- a CDS encoding peptidoglycan-binding protein LysM, whose amino-acid sequence MKKQIITATLALGAIVFGTNNVMAQNATDEATATVNIQLADVISIDLGSGTESVDFKYLTAASYNTTQTIEKPNSLIVTSTESFNINVKADGLNFKNGTEEIPVGVLWIKPATGGEMDGNQVNVNLSNSDQALVTGASLGSEVVLNLDYEILGTDAATTILGKKPGTYTQTVTYTATAI is encoded by the coding sequence ATGAAAAAACAAATTATCACCGCAACCCTAGCTCTTGGAGCAATTGTATTTGGAACTAACAATGTAATGGCACAAAATGCCACAGACGAGGCTACTGCTACAGTAAATATTCAGTTAGCTGATGTGATTTCTATCGATCTTGGAAGTGGTACAGAATCAGTTGACTTCAAATACCTTACTGCAGCATCTTATAATACTACTCAAACAATAGAAAAGCCTAATAGTTTAATCGTTACCTCAACCGAAAGTTTTAATATTAATGTAAAAGCTGATGGCCTAAACTTTAAAAACGGAACAGAGGAAATTCCAGTAGGTGTCCTATGGATTAAACCAGCTACTGGGGGAGAAATGGATGGAAATCAGGTAAATGTGAATTTATCTAACAGTGATCAAGCTTTGGTTACAGGTGCTTCTTTGGGAAGTGAAGTGGTCTTGAATTTAGATTATGAAATTCTTGGAACCGACGCTGCAACAACAATCTTAGGAAAAAAACCTGGCACTTATACCCAAACGGTAACATATACTGCGACAGCAATATAA
- a CDS encoding PAS domain-containing hybrid sensor histidine kinase/response regulator, with product MSTDTPNNSPTKNRPISRLNALNERYSDVFDYLIFAVSEMIGAPLCTITFFEGNEVFVVATNDASIEKIWPLTAALKLNIERKDNLLNLSPHPADKFEVKFYKCLPILDVNGLILGSLNIIDDKERDLTEFENNFLEKSIKQICRWVISKEKEYLLAKHDNLFELSNDLIGIVTFEGCFIKLNPSFSKTLGWSNKELLASPFTQFILKDDVKKTVRVMQNLMKGQSVINFTNRYKTKDGGIKWIEWTSTPDMVTKLIFTIGRDVTEFVKKEQLLMKSEAKFRNLFDNVEGILSISDLKGNFIDVNPAGLAAAGYTREEMKQTSLFDIVAPETYNEIKEYIAAVEKYGHASGEMNIIKKSGEKAIWYFMSTLDEDSEGNNRVLTNVIDITERNKLNEELTQAKEEAEEALKIKSQFIAHMSHELRTPLNGIIGFTELALATELDETQKQYLEIINQSGATLYSIINNILDFSKIESNKMKLEIDKVEVEEVISEAFNIVSFGMNKKGLEMLIDIDHNIPQYIWADAMRLKQIFVNLLGNALKFTDKGEIKLYASILEDYGNGRMCLRFGVSDTGIGIHKDKQDEIFNAFWQEDSSITKKFGGTGLGLSITNKLLALGSSKLLLESEQGKGSNFYFDYECKVENEEIGNNLEDIKKVLIVDDNENNRKILRRMLEIKNIEVEEADSGLKALLIMMDHPEFDVIIMDYHMPVMDGIETIRKIKGLSESSQTNEQPFIILYSSSDDNQLQIACDELEIESRLVKPIRMKQMYQMLSGLKNLVAGKIKIPEKEVISAPPSLDLKILVADDNEINMQLTKLFLRKLIPNAIVIEAVDGEEAVEKYIQDKPDIVFMDVQMPKMNGLEATRQIRASEAQIEVPIIALTSGSMPGEKERCIQAGMTDFLSKPLLMQTLSNMLIKWLGVTKTDISN from the coding sequence ATGTCAACAGATACTCCTAATAATAGTCCCACGAAAAATCGACCCATCAGTAGGCTAAACGCCCTTAACGAACGTTACTCCGATGTTTTTGATTACCTGATTTTTGCGGTTTCAGAAATGATTGGCGCACCCTTATGTACCATCACCTTCTTTGAGGGAAATGAAGTTTTTGTGGTTGCCACTAATGACGCTTCCATCGAAAAAATATGGCCGTTGACTGCTGCTCTTAAACTCAATATAGAAAGGAAAGACAACCTATTAAATTTATCACCTCATCCCGCAGATAAATTTGAGGTGAAGTTTTATAAGTGTCTCCCTATTTTAGATGTCAACGGATTAATCTTGGGCAGTTTAAATATTATTGATGATAAAGAAAGAGATTTAACGGAATTTGAGAATAACTTCCTGGAAAAATCCATAAAGCAGATATGCAGATGGGTTATTAGTAAGGAAAAGGAATACCTTTTAGCGAAGCATGATAATTTATTTGAGCTCTCTAATGACTTAATCGGAATTGTCACCTTTGAAGGCTGCTTTATAAAACTAAATCCTTCATTTTCCAAAACTTTGGGATGGTCCAATAAAGAATTATTAGCATCTCCATTTACACAGTTTATTCTTAAAGATGACGTAAAAAAAACTGTTAGGGTAATGCAGAACCTTATGAAAGGCCAATCGGTTATTAATTTCACCAATCGCTACAAAACCAAAGATGGAGGGATTAAATGGATAGAATGGACTAGTACCCCTGACATGGTCACAAAACTTATTTTCACCATTGGTCGTGATGTTACGGAGTTTGTGAAAAAAGAGCAATTGCTCATGAAAAGTGAAGCAAAATTCCGCAATTTGTTCGACAATGTAGAAGGTATTTTAAGTATTTCTGATTTGAAAGGCAATTTTATAGACGTAAATCCAGCTGGCTTGGCAGCTGCGGGATATACAAGGGAAGAAATGAAGCAGACCTCTCTTTTTGATATAGTGGCTCCTGAAACCTATAACGAAATTAAAGAGTATATAGCTGCCGTAGAGAAATACGGCCATGCTTCAGGGGAAATGAATATTATTAAAAAATCGGGAGAAAAGGCCATTTGGTATTTTATGAGTACTCTTGATGAAGATTCTGAAGGAAATAATCGAGTTTTAACAAATGTCATAGATATCACGGAGCGAAATAAATTGAACGAAGAACTTACGCAGGCCAAGGAGGAAGCCGAAGAAGCTTTAAAAATAAAGTCGCAATTTATAGCGCATATGAGTCACGAACTCCGCACTCCCCTAAATGGGATTATTGGTTTTACAGAGCTTGCCCTGGCCACCGAACTAGATGAGACGCAGAAGCAATATTTAGAGATCATTAACCAATCAGGAGCTACATTGTACAGTATCATTAACAATATCCTCGATTTTTCCAAAATTGAAAGCAATAAAATGAAATTGGAAATAGACAAGGTAGAAGTGGAAGAGGTAATCTCAGAAGCCTTCAATATTGTTTCCTTCGGTATGAATAAAAAAGGTTTGGAAATGTTGATAGACATAGACCATAACATTCCACAATATATCTGGGCAGATGCTATGCGACTAAAACAGATCTTTGTAAATCTTTTGGGCAACGCCTTAAAATTTACCGATAAGGGAGAAATTAAATTGTATGCATCAATTTTAGAGGATTACGGCAACGGCAGAATGTGTTTGCGTTTTGGCGTTAGTGATACGGGTATTGGGATTCACAAGGACAAACAGGATGAGATATTCAATGCATTTTGGCAAGAGGACAGCAGTATCACCAAAAAATTTGGGGGAACCGGACTGGGATTGTCAATTACCAATAAACTTTTAGCCTTAGGAAGCAGTAAGTTACTGCTAGAAAGCGAACAAGGAAAAGGGAGTAATTTCTACTTTGATTATGAGTGTAAAGTAGAGAATGAAGAAATTGGAAACAACCTTGAGGACATTAAAAAAGTACTGATTGTTGATGACAATGAGAACAACCGAAAAATCCTAAGACGGATGCTGGAAATCAAAAACATTGAAGTGGAGGAAGCCGATAGCGGCCTAAAAGCTTTGTTGATAATGATGGATCATCCTGAATTTGATGTGATTATTATGGATTATCATATGCCAGTAATGGATGGCATTGAAACCATACGAAAAATTAAGGGACTGTCAGAATCTTCACAAACCAATGAACAACCTTTTATAATACTTTACAGCTCTTCTGATGACAACCAGCTTCAAATCGCCTGCGATGAATTGGAAATTGAAAGCAGGCTCGTAAAACCAATCCGGATGAAACAGATGTACCAGATGTTATCTGGGCTTAAAAATCTTGTGGCAGGGAAAATAAAAATTCCAGAAAAAGAAGTAATATCGGCGCCCCCTTCTCTTGATCTAAAAATTTTAGTAGCGGACGATAATGAGATAAATATGCAATTAACAAAGTTATTTTTACGAAAACTTATCCCTAATGCCATTGTTATTGAAGCAGTAGATGGAGAAGAAGCAGTAGAAAAATATATTCAAGATAAACCAGACATCGTTTTTATGGATGTACAAATGCCTAAAATGAACGGTTTAGAGGCTACACGACAAATAAGAGCTTCTGAAGCGCAGATAGAAGTACCCATTATTGCGCTTACCTCTGGTAGCATGCCTGGAGAAAAAGAAAGGTGCATTCAAGCCGGAATGACCGATTTTCTTTCCAAACCGCTTTTAATGCAAACTTTGAGTAATATGCTTATTAAATGGTTAGGAGTCACCAAGACTGATATCAGTAATTAA
- a CDS encoding sensor histidine kinase KdpD — protein MKNLTTEIERLQEENNLKKDWISLITHDHKEAFGSLLWIIEALESGVMSKDDFFKLLPRIKQDAQKNLQTITDTSEWIKTQMNGFEPKKSKIFVLDLFIQLRKEFEEKLGDKNIDLQFKGDESLVLHNDELLLLFILKKLIDNAIKYSQPNEAVQFEAVEVNNTIILSITDHGLGMTEETRESLFTFQSPVFQGTKGEIGAGLSLKIAKNFVSLLHGKIEVVLTENVGTKIAVFLPRIEK, from the coding sequence ATGAAAAATCTCACTACAGAAATTGAACGATTACAAGAAGAGAACAACCTTAAGAAAGATTGGATTTCATTGATTACCCACGACCATAAGGAAGCTTTTGGTAGTCTGTTATGGATCATCGAAGCCCTTGAAAGTGGCGTAATGAGTAAGGATGATTTTTTTAAACTGCTGCCGCGAATAAAGCAAGATGCCCAAAAAAATCTTCAAACCATTACCGACACTAGTGAATGGATAAAAACTCAAATGAATGGCTTTGAACCTAAAAAGTCAAAAATTTTTGTTTTAGATCTGTTTATCCAACTTCGGAAAGAATTTGAGGAAAAACTAGGGGATAAGAATATAGATTTGCAATTTAAAGGAGATGAAAGTCTGGTTCTTCACAATGATGAATTACTGCTTTTATTCATTTTAAAAAAGCTTATTGACAATGCTATTAAGTATTCACAGCCCAATGAAGCGGTCCAATTTGAAGCAGTTGAAGTGAATAATACAATTATTTTATCTATAACTGATCATGGTTTAGGAATGACCGAAGAGACCCGTGAGTCGCTCTTTACATTTCAAAGTCCAGTTTTTCAAGGGACTAAAGGCGAAATTGGCGCGGGATTGAGCTTGAAAATTGCAAAAAATTTCGTATCCTTGCTCCATGGAAAAATTGAGGTTGTTCTTACGGAAAATGTAGGAACTAAAATCGCTGTTTTCCTGCCCCGAATTGAAAAATAA
- a CDS encoding response regulator transcription factor: MMHTDARILVADDHEIVRMGLVLILKQLNPLAIISEVEDYKSLSSRITEENFDLVILDVNMPNGTLQQAMDLIKIRQPKIKILIFSAQDESIYALRYLKMGADGFLQKFSSKEKIDEALSAMLQKGRYLSEDMKELMFSNTLNKQDDSSSIEALSNRELEVANKLIEGLTLKELSNQLNLHVSTVSTYKNRIFEKLNIQSVPELIAVMRVYS, from the coding sequence ATGATGCATACTGACGCTCGCATATTAGTTGCGGATGATCATGAAATTGTGCGCATGGGATTGGTGCTGATTTTAAAACAGCTAAACCCGCTCGCTATTATATCTGAGGTTGAGGATTACAAATCCCTATCCTCCCGCATCACTGAGGAAAATTTTGACCTTGTTATCCTAGACGTAAACATGCCAAATGGCACTTTACAACAGGCAATGGACCTTATTAAAATAAGACAACCCAAAATAAAAATTCTTATTTTTTCTGCTCAAGACGAAAGTATCTATGCCCTGCGCTACCTGAAAATGGGGGCTGATGGTTTCTTGCAAAAGTTTTCTTCTAAAGAAAAAATAGATGAGGCTCTTTCTGCCATGCTACAAAAAGGCCGCTATTTAAGTGAGGACATGAAAGAACTTATGTTTTCCAACACGCTAAACAAACAGGACGACTCGTCCTCTATAGAAGCGTTGTCTAATCGGGAATTAGAGGTGGCAAATAAATTAATTGAAGGGCTTACATTAAAAGAGCTCTCCAACCAGTTAAATCTCCACGTTTCAACGGTAAGCACCTATAAAAATAGAATATTTGAAAAGCTAAATATTCAGTCAGTTCCAGAACTTATTGCCGTCATGAGGGTTTATAGTTAA
- a CDS encoding c-type cytochrome: MLNTSGLKAILLLLVIASCGQKEYKDKIYVKPEIIREAPSDFLSPEESLKTFYLPEGYKIELVASEPMINEPVAIAWDGDGKMYVAEMSTYMQNVDAIGEDEPISQIKLLVDLDGDGKMDRSTVFIDSLLLPRMILPLDDRLIVNETYSYDLWSYRDTNNDGVADEKIRVYENPKRRGGNLEHQQSGLIWNLDNWVYTTYNPLRFRFNKDGIQVDSLIDGSSGQWGLTQDDLGNMYYSSAGGETAAYGFQVPAIYGQVDLEGQISEGFMEPWPIVGTPDVQGGAELRLKEDGTLNKFTGVAGQEIFRGDKLPPSTYGDLFIPEPVGRLIRRAKIKNENGKKVLYNAYDEAEFLASTDLNFRPVQAQTGPDGSLYIVDMYRGIIQEGNWTREGSHLRPVILRKGLDKNIGRGRIYRIIHEEIKPDGKPHLLDKSAKELVDYLGHPNGWYRNTAQKLIILKGDMGVVPKLKEIARNNESFWTKNFGDKDYPRERVHALWTLEGLGVVDKSLILEKLNDADPRVRITAIRLSEEFLKKDDIDIMQALTKLQSDTNIDVVNQLALSIRYSNSTEGSDLLGSISEQYGDNELVAASVALGLKAKDSDLSKLKHRLANKNNGHKWRALDGYDIYKQSCVTCHGSDLKGVPNGENSLIAPSLIGSPRVMGDKEVLVKILLNGLTGPVDGKDYGIMLPMGSNDDDWIGNVATYIRSMNDTTMVHEDEVRDIRAKNPDKSNSWTLKELLK; this comes from the coding sequence ATGTTGAATACAAGCGGATTAAAAGCAATCTTGCTTCTTTTGGTCATTGCAAGTTGTGGCCAAAAGGAATACAAGGATAAAATTTATGTAAAACCAGAAATTATAAGGGAAGCTCCATCTGATTTTCTTTCTCCTGAAGAAAGTCTAAAAACATTCTATCTGCCCGAAGGATACAAGATAGAATTGGTGGCTAGTGAACCCATGATTAATGAACCTGTAGCTATAGCCTGGGATGGCGATGGCAAGATGTATGTGGCGGAAATGAGCACCTATATGCAAAATGTAGATGCCATTGGCGAAGACGAACCTATTAGTCAGATAAAACTTCTGGTAGATTTGGATGGGGATGGAAAAATGGACAGGAGCACCGTGTTTATCGATAGCCTATTACTGCCTAGGATGATTTTACCCTTGGATGACCGACTTATAGTGAATGAAACTTATTCCTATGATCTATGGAGCTATAGGGATACGAATAACGACGGTGTAGCCGATGAAAAAATTAGGGTTTATGAAAATCCAAAACGAAGGGGTGGTAACCTTGAGCACCAACAAAGTGGCTTAATCTGGAATTTAGACAATTGGGTTTATACAACCTATAACCCATTGCGTTTCAGATTTAATAAGGATGGGATACAAGTAGATTCCTTAATAGATGGATCCAGTGGACAGTGGGGGTTAACCCAAGACGATTTAGGCAATATGTATTATTCCTCTGCAGGCGGAGAAACTGCGGCATACGGTTTTCAAGTTCCGGCAATTTACGGACAAGTGGACCTAGAAGGACAAATTTCAGAAGGTTTCATGGAACCATGGCCCATTGTTGGCACCCCCGATGTACAGGGTGGTGCAGAATTAAGATTGAAAGAGGATGGCACCCTAAATAAATTTACAGGGGTTGCCGGACAAGAAATTTTTAGAGGCGATAAATTACCCCCATCTACTTATGGCGATCTATTTATTCCGGAACCAGTAGGTAGGTTGATCCGTAGGGCAAAGATTAAAAATGAGAACGGAAAAAAAGTGTTGTACAATGCCTACGACGAGGCCGAGTTTTTAGCTTCCACAGATTTAAACTTTAGACCAGTACAGGCCCAAACAGGACCAGATGGGAGTCTTTATATTGTGGATATGTACCGAGGGATAATCCAAGAGGGCAACTGGACACGGGAAGGGAGTCACTTAAGACCCGTTATTCTTCGCAAAGGTCTGGACAAGAACATTGGAAGAGGTCGGATATATCGTATTATCCATGAAGAGATTAAACCAGATGGGAAACCCCATCTCTTGGATAAATCCGCAAAGGAGTTAGTAGATTATTTGGGACATCCCAACGGATGGTATAGGAATACAGCCCAAAAACTGATCATATTAAAAGGAGATATGGGGGTTGTGCCCAAATTGAAGGAAATAGCAAGGAATAATGAATCTTTTTGGACTAAAAACTTTGGAGATAAGGACTATCCGCGTGAAAGGGTGCATGCACTATGGACTTTGGAAGGACTAGGTGTGGTAGATAAGTCCCTTATTCTTGAAAAGTTAAACGATGCCGACCCTAGAGTCCGTATTACAGCTATAAGGCTAAGTGAGGAATTTTTGAAGAAGGACGATATTGACATAATGCAGGCCTTAACCAAATTGCAATCAGATACTAACATAGATGTCGTAAATCAATTAGCATTGAGTATCCGTTATTCCAACAGTACTGAAGGCTCCGATCTCTTAGGTTCTATCTCAGAACAATACGGGGATAATGAGCTGGTAGCTGCTTCTGTGGCATTAGGCTTAAAAGCAAAAGATTCAGATTTATCAAAATTGAAGCATAGGCTGGCCAATAAAAACAATGGTCATAAATGGAGGGCTTTGGACGGCTATGACATTTATAAACAGAGCTGTGTAACCTGCCATGGCTCAGATCTAAAAGGGGTCCCCAATGGAGAAAATTCCCTGATTGCACCTTCCTTAATTGGTTCGCCACGAGTTATGGGCGATAAGGAAGTGCTAGTGAAAATTCTTTTAAATGGACTCACAGGACCTGTAGACGGAAAGGATTATGGGATTATGCTCCCTATGGGCTCTAATGATGATGATTGGATTGGCAATGTGGCCACTTATATTCGTTCCATGAACGATACTACCATGGTCCATGAAGATGAAGTTAGGGATATCCGCGCCAAAAACCCCGACAAAAGCAATTCCTGGACGTTGAAAGAATTATTGAAATAG
- a CDS encoding sialidase family protein: protein MKRITIILFSLLSYYCLNSQKLDDSKVPGVKVAYSPASSGKYIGSPSLAILPNGDYVASHDYFGPESNEHVRATSKIYTSKNSGKSWREIATIDGAFWSKLFVKQDKLWFLGTDRHHGNTLMRLSEDGGRSWTSPTDGSNGLLLEGEYHCAPMPILEYNGRIWRAMESAMGPIKKWGKRYGAFMLSAPVDADLLDANSWTSSNTLYHDASYLDGNFGGWIEGNAVVNKDGQMLNILRVDDRSTLDEKAAFVKISADGKNASFNPNSGFMSFPGGSKKFTIRYDEASGLYWTIANVIPEGIKKDHKGKNPAFIRNTQALFSSPDLVQWDQRKVLLQHQDVLKHGFQYVDWMVDGKDIIFLSRTAYDDGIGGARNNHDANFLTFHRIKKFRKLLK from the coding sequence ATGAAAAGAATTACAATTATATTATTTAGCCTTTTGTCCTATTATTGTTTGAATTCACAAAAATTAGACGATTCAAAAGTTCCTGGGGTTAAAGTAGCCTATAGTCCAGCTTCGTCAGGAAAATATATTGGCTCACCAAGTTTAGCAATTCTTCCAAATGGGGATTATGTGGCTTCACATGATTATTTTGGACCCGAATCAAATGAACATGTGAGAGCAACTTCAAAAATTTACACCTCTAAAAATAGCGGTAAATCCTGGCGCGAAATAGCTACGATAGATGGGGCATTTTGGTCCAAATTGTTTGTGAAGCAAGACAAACTTTGGTTTTTAGGCACAGATAGACATCATGGGAATACCCTGATGAGATTATCTGAAGATGGTGGTAGGTCTTGGACAAGTCCTACTGATGGTTCAAATGGCCTACTATTAGAAGGAGAGTATCACTGCGCGCCTATGCCGATACTTGAATATAACGGTCGAATTTGGCGCGCCATGGAAAGTGCTATGGGACCCATAAAAAAGTGGGGGAAAAGATATGGTGCCTTTATGCTATCTGCGCCTGTAGACGCCGATTTATTGGATGCTAACAGCTGGACAAGCAGTAATACTTTATATCATGACGCCTCTTACCTCGATGGAAACTTTGGAGGTTGGATTGAAGGTAACGCAGTAGTAAATAAGGACGGTCAAATGTTGAATATCCTAAGAGTGGATGATCGTTCTACATTAGACGAAAAAGCAGCATTTGTTAAAATTAGCGCTGATGGGAAAAACGCTTCTTTTAATCCCAATTCTGGTTTTATGAGTTTCCCTGGAGGAAGCAAAAAGTTTACTATCAGATATGATGAAGCGTCTGGACTGTATTGGACCATAGCAAATGTAATTCCAGAAGGGATTAAAAAAGATCATAAAGGTAAAAATCCTGCCTTTATCAGAAATACACAGGCTCTATTTTCTTCACCAGACCTAGTACAATGGGATCAAAGAAAAGTACTTCTACAACATCAAGATGTATTAAAACATGGTTTTCAATATGTTGATTGGATGGTAGATGGGAAAGATATCATATTCCTGTCAAGGACAGCATACGACGATGGTATTGGTGGAGCTAGGAATAATCATGATGCAAATTTTCTAACGTTTCACCGTATAAAGAAATTCAGAAAATTGCTTAAGTAA